One genomic region from Scomber scombrus chromosome 19, fScoSco1.1, whole genome shotgun sequence encodes:
- the sync gene encoding syncoilin, producing the protein MEFRFAEDVTESSHIDSDVDTIITPEERTQLSMIQIDQGDLDSLGQLFECCIQHVTQLELQRDELIQELLQIQEPMLRVVEHLRGKLVDTRRLVTLAQLDYIAVYEEVQQVKRKMFATARECIQNQVTLSAHEYEVAQSAVTQEELRAHIQSLIQELSQLREAHQNELNSLKDQASKPCRPRAMSDVSQCRQASVRLQRRLSGSVQALEGWYEPRLMVLLKRRQFGEDTVRISREQAMDLRVRLRPLREDKQRLEMERSCLEQRFHLMEREREESIAQHKETVETLKETLRELQVEFEVQRKSKNNLEELKDGLLRELRFLRGCDETSEVTAEDP; encoded by the exons ATGGAATTCAGATTTGCTGAAGATGTCACAGAAAGCAGCCATATTGACTCTGATGTGGACACAATCATCACCCCAGAGGAGCGCACACAGCTCTCCATGATACAAATAGACCAGGGGGACTTGGACAGCTTAGGACAACTTTTTGAGTGCTGCATCCAGCATGTGACTCAACTAGAGCTGCAGAGGGACGAGCTGATACAGGAGCTCCTGCAAATACAGGAACCCATGCTGCGAGTTGTGGAGCATCTGAGAGGAAAGCTAGTAGACACACGGAGGCTGGTCACTCTGGCTCAGCTGGATTATATCGCTGTTTATGAGGAAGTACAGCAGGTGAAGAGGAAAATGTTTGCCACGGCCAGAGAGTGCATTCAGAACCAGGTGACACTGTCTGCACATGAGTACGAGGTGGCTCAGTCTGCTGTTACACAG GAGGAGCTCAGGGCCCATATTCAAAGTCTGATCCAGGAGTTGTCTCAGCTCCGAGAGGCTCACCAGAATGAGCTCAACTCCTTAAAGGACCAGGCCAGTAAGCCCTGCAGACCAAGAGCCATGAGTGACGTCAGCCAGTGCCGGCAGGCTTCTGTCAGACTGCAACGGCGGCTCAGCGGCAGCGTGCAGGCACTGGAAGGATGGTACGAACCCCGGCTCATGGTGTTGCTGAAGAGGAGGCAGTTTGGGGAGGACACCGTGAGAATAAGCAGGGAGCAGGCAATGGACCTGAGGGTCAGATTGAGGCCACTGAGAGAGGATAAACAGAGGCTGGAGATGGAGAGGTCCTGTCTGGAGCAGAGGTTCCACCTGatggaaagggagagggaggagagtaTTGCACAACATAAG GAGACTGTGGAGACATTAAAAGAGACTCTGAGAGAGCTACAAGTGGAATTTGAAGTTCAAAGAAAATCTAAGAATAATTTAGAGGAGCTTAAGGACGGCCTTTTGAGAGAGCTGAGATTTCTCAG AGGCTGTGATGAAACCAGTGAAGTCACTGCAGAGGATCCCTAA